In the Chaetodon trifascialis isolate fChaTrf1 chromosome 15, fChaTrf1.hap1, whole genome shotgun sequence genome, AATCAAACCGCTGCCGCCATCCAAGGTCAGGGAGTCCCTGGAGCCCGGGCACAGGTAGGCAGACGTGTCGCCTGgagacagcagcacaacaggcTTCAGACTGAGATACACTGAGGGCAGAAACAGTCTGAAGTAGAGTTTTTGGAAGGTATTTGAGGTCCAATGTCTCTTTACCACATAACCCTGACAATCTTTAAAGAGCCAGCAGCCAACAAGCTGCATGAAATCCTTCTGGTTTAATCACACAACACTGTCAGGGTTCACTCTGAAGCCACTGGCACAAAACCTCCATTGTTTTCCCTCCTAACATTTCACCTAATGTTATTCAGCATCTCAGGAAATCACCTTAAAGTTACAGGAAGCAGCTCGATCAGTTCTTTTAATACCAGATACTGAATGGTTTGAAGGgttttaatatttacatttattacagTAACACTTAATCATTTTGTTTAgactgcactcacacacaaacaccaagaaaaaaacaattataatgacaaaaaacacaaataaaaatcaagATTGAACTGGActgaagaagaaggaaggaaggaaggaaggaaggaaggaaggaaggaaggaaggaaggaaggaaaggaaaggaaaggaaaggaagaagcaAACGTGATTCAGTGTCATTGAAACctaatttttagttttttctctGATGCTTCACTCATTttaagaaacagacagacaaaatctgCTGCCTACATTGCCCACAATGCACCTGGAGGTCTTCAGAGCCGTGACACTGAACAATAAACTTAATGTGCCCTAAAGCCAAAACATTGAGCTTAAAGACGCTAAAATCGAATGCAGGTAACATCTGAAATAAACTGGACACTGACTGATCAGTGTTACCCTCCAGAGACCCACGATGGTCCAGGACAGACCTTCattcatgagtgtgtgtttggctctCAGAGGGTCCCTTGTGTAGACCCTCCATGGCTCTAATGAAGCAGCCTCGTCAGCAGGAGTTAATCCAGGCCTTTATTACAGGACCTGTCCAGACCCGGCAATAAGTCTGACGCCAGATGGGAGCTGCTGTCCactgtcacagcacagagctcCAGGAAGGACGGATACCTGTGCTGTGCTACCATCAAGCCTATTAGGACTCGTTTAAGAGGTCTTTTATGGGTCATGTTTGGCTTTTATGATGCCTGAAGGTTAGAGACACACGTTTCCTGCACGTctcacagtgtgtttcagtctgtgtttatgtaactctgcttcctgctgaaaCTCCTCCAGCTTCGTTCCCATCGTGACAAATCAGCACTTGGTCAACAAGCCCGGCTGAACAAGGGTTAAAAGAAATGTACAAATAAGAAGCTGTAAGTCTGTGAACATCTGCAGGATGTTAGGACAGTGcgagaggacaggaagtggcttTGATTGGCTGACGGACATGAAAGGtcggcatgtgtgtgtattcagtatgtgtgtgttttgcttgtgCTGCACCTGCAGGGGTCTGGTCCAGGCCGGgggggtctgtgtctgtgacggTCCACGTGGGGGTTACACCTGGTCCCCTGCCCCGCTGGTCCTCCTGCCACCGACCGCAGCCGGACTCTGCAGTGCTCTCAGAGGACGCAACGCTCGCATCAGTTGCAGCCATCTTTGCTGGAGTGGGTTCCTGAAGTTTGTTAGAAAAGCAGAAAGATCATTCATTGGACTGAAATGTTTTGCTCAGACGTTCATGGtgctcagaggatgaaccctggTGATTCTGGCGATCGTCTGACTTTCTTTGTcaggctgacatttgtggttttgggtGAAATGATCACGCTCCCGTCAGGGTGACCCTCTGACTTCTCTTCAAGCATCATCAGCAGGTAGAAGATTAAATGTGTTCCACAGTCTCAGCTGCACGTTGTGTGtagtgctaatgttagcatgctaacatgcgacACTAAGATGCTCAGCATgttaaacattacacctgctgaacatcaacatgtttgcattgtcgctgtgagcatgttagcatgctgatgttagcattcagctcagagCATCACTGAGCTGCTAGCAAGGCTGTAAactctttgtcttgtctgtgtATTAATGGACATTTTGGTCTGCTGATCCAAGATGGAAGGTCAGGGGGTCCTAAAAACCCtcagggttcatcctctgagcaCCATGAACGAGTTTCCTGTCAATCAGACCAGCACGTGAGGCAGGAGAAACGCAGCGTGAGCTACCTGGGTGGCAACACGCTCCACTTTGCGTTTTTTCTTCTGATTCTGCTTGTTAGTCCGCAGATAGACGGCAAGCTGTTCACTCCACCTGGTAAACAAAGgtacaaacagcagagacattaAAGCGGCACACAGGAAACCTTATCGCTCAGCGCTCATGTTGTTTCATACTGACCCATTCGTGATCTCTTTATTGTCACCACGGATAAATATTTCCTGCTCCGGCGTGACGATGCAGAGCGCGTTTCTCTGGCCCGTCCTGGGCTCTGCATCCGTGATGTCAGTGCACAGATTCAGGTTCACCGTCCCCTGAGGCAGGGTGCTCGGCTGGAGGAGAATCAGAGCATCGAGGTTACTCTGGCAGAGGTCGGGGAGCTAGTTACGAAATCGGGAACTGCCAGCGCCGATCACCAGAACGCACACGAGTGACAGTCAAACAGAAAGTAGTTTGTGGTGTTAAGTGTGGGATGAAAGAGATGAGGGAATGAGATTTGAGGGGATCACAGAGCGAGGGGGGATGTGTGCATTAGAGGACAGGCTAAGCCCAAATCATCTGCTGTGGTTGTGAGCGCGACATCTGGCCTAAAGATGCTGGCTTGAGCTCAACAAACTGTAAATGCAGATGCACACAGGGAGCCTGATTTACTGTACGTTGCTACCTTTTCCAAAATTCAATATCTGTGCTGGGTCACAGCTTCAGTAGGTGAGCGGTTTCTTACCAGTTCGTCCAGTGCAAAGCTCAGGCTGCCGTGTTCATACAGGATGAAGAAGCGCCGCTGCCATTTCTGAGGCACAACACACAAAGTCACTGCAGCGGAAACAGTCGCGGTAAAGAACTGATGAACGTGTGTGAGTTTCTGCTCAGTGTCGCATGTCTTACCCTTGACCTCTGCATCGGGTTGTCAAAGTCTGTCCCCTCCGGAGCCAAACACAGCCAGCCTCCATAGATGGGCTTTGCCTGTAATTCAGGGGGAAAGTGGAAATAATTCACACTCAGACTCTGCTGCGATGATGAAGCACAGGCTGCGTCAATAATGCATAAAGCCAAAACAGTTAGTCGATTCTGGCAGCTGTTTATGTAATCAATTCActgtttaagtcattttttccaccaaaaacgccaacaattccctcatccctgcttctcaaatgtgaagctttgatgcttttctgtgtctcGTGCGATCGTAAATTAAATCTTAAATCTAAATATCTGGGTTTTAGGTTGGTGGACGGATAAAATGATTCGAGGTAGATCAATACATCTGATACGTATCTGTGCCAGTGACTTATTTATCATTCAACAGCACGATGCTGTGCTTACTTACTGCTACACATCTGAAACCAAAAAGCAAACAGGAACACTGTTATTCAtggaataaaaatatttaattgataatgaaaacaatcattaggTGATGCATCACTAACGTACAGCATCCTTTCTGATGCATACTGTATGAAACTGTAGAGAAAAACTCTCCAGCGTTTAATCTGAGGGGATCGAATGAGGTCCCTTCAGACTTTGCTGTTCTGTATTTAAACCCCGACGTCTTCTGAAGAGCCACTTTTCCAATTTATATGGCTGCACGTGAAAGCACCATTGAGGCAAACCTCTGGATCAATCCACACTTTTAACACTTcaaggaaaatagaaaatatacCCAAATACTGACAGAAAGCTATTCATTTAACCATCACATAAGATAAAGAAATGAGCACGTTTTCACGTTTCAGATGCTAAAAGAAGTGAACGTGTTTTCACTTCAAAGACGCcttaaaatcattcattttctcttgtGATCGATTCATCGGTTAATCAGCTAATCGTTTACACAAAGCGTTTTTCTCCAGATAAAATGTCTATTTGTGCTGGTTTATCCATGTTTTTTAGTGAATATGGCcaaaaataaatgctgctgtgacacaCCTTTAAGGGGAGCATCGCTGCCCGTATGTTTTCATATCAAATCTACGTGCACACAgtatgttgagtttttaaaaacaatacaaagacgCTCCACATTTACAGCAAACACCATCTTTTCTCTGTGAGCGCGACTGTCGGGGCACCAGCATGCCGAGTGTTTGCAGGTTGAGCAACGGCGCTGAAATTACAGGGCACAGTGAAAGCAGGCAGGAGGACGCAGAGCAATAACATATTTCAACAATGTGAGGCATGTAGGAAGCGTCACCTCCACATGACAGAGCGGCAGTGTTTTCAGCGCCGCAGAGCAAGTGCATACAACAAATGACTCGTCTTTCCTGCCGCAGCCGGTTACCAATTAAGGATTAAGAGATCATTATATAATTGATTAATTACTCGTCACACGTCCAGAACAAAGCGAACACTTTCTGATTGTGAAACACTTTCTGACTTTTTGTGTTCCTCATTACGTGTCTTTAAATTGGGTTTACGTAAGTTGAATACATCATTGTGGTGGACagaaagtacatttacataaGTACTGCACGCAAGCAAAATATGGGGTACTTGCGCTTTAACTGAGTATTTCCACTATATGCTGCTTTAAAGTTAGATACTTAGATACTTTACATTTTACTCCACTGTATTTCCAAAACAGTAGTATTGGGTTGGTACAAGTAAGATGAGATAATTAAAGACTTTCAGTCTTTAattagtcgttacagccagcaaataCTATACTAAAcgccataaaaatactactgctggtattcttatgagaaaaccaCCAACGTCATAAGTGGTAAACTTTAATATATTTATGGAGTAATCATTAATCATTCAGCCACCAATGTCAACATTTGAAGAGGGATTACCACTTTCATACAAAAGGTCAAACTTAGTGACACTTTGAACTTTGTTTTATCGTTTGACACGAGGTACAAAAAACGACTTTTGTTAGGAAAATAAATCCCTGAAACTCTCCTTTTTATAGtgctcattatttttattttttttgttgaattgaattggaaaTCTAGGTCCCCCAGTATAAACATTAAATGAATAACCCCCCACCTTGTCtgaccccccctccctcccctgttAATAATTTGTTGACAGTCCCTAATTTAACCAAAACTGTTGGTTTTCACACGATTAATGGATTAACGAACTgttaacaaacagcagcag is a window encoding:
- the LOC139343096 gene encoding myosin phosphatase Rho-interacting protein-like codes for the protein MSGDKATSPCNKFQANIFNKSKCQNCFKSRELHLMNDHDMEQAKPIYGGWLCLAPEGTDFDNPMQRSRKWQRRFFILYEHGSLSFALDELPSTLPQGTVNLNLCTDITDAEPRTGQRNALCIVTPEQEIFIRGDNKEITNGWSEQLAVYLRTNKQNQKKKRKVERVATQEPTPAKMAATDASVASSESTAESGCGRWQEDQRGRGPGVTPTWTVTDTDPPGLDQTPAGDTSAYLCPGSRDSLTLDGGSGLISPVGSLDLVTGGNVDPGSNKQLAESNNIQTTANNKSQSRDRSRDGATERLLGPEAEEGTAVSRTGRSEARTSKREVSTASTHSEAQVMTAGAVIPRVATVPKPLHSRGSA